Proteins co-encoded in one Prevotella sp. E13-27 genomic window:
- a CDS encoding L,D-transpeptidase family protein, which translates to MKWLYLTLTMIATMGLVSSCGGSGELPEAEQSAFGIFVDSLDAALMQKRIQQLVKDDTTQWKADKAVRKRYEEMTDFGSSPLWFTAMGMSAGADSLLATLRRELPLAGLDSTAFFVPQIASDLSIIHQLAFDSLHIDINDVLPHLDYYLSKAYVRYCAGQRYGFMRPQQVFNKLEYKPNTEKKVFAQLFAYDVETPEYTESVEMLSSDNRLNHLITSLPQDAVSKALRQQMAKTKDPKVRQKLAVNMERCRWRMKRPSDTSGKHIIVNIPAQQLWAVCSDSVLNMRICCGAVTNKTPLLCSEISHMQVNPDWIVPQTIVKTDFLRHAGDSAYFARNNYYILEKSSGDTLRVADVTAEELEEGHLRVGQLGGADNSLGRIVFRFANDFGIYLHDTNNRRAFTREKRTLSHGCIRVEKPFELACFMLPEADEWLLDRLRISMDIPPVGDKGKKFLKEHKDDEKRPFRLLTYQQVSPHLPLYIIYYTAYPNPETGKVELLPDLYGYDEVIYREIKPFCEHLSQQNVEKRSK; encoded by the coding sequence ATGAAGTGGCTGTATCTCACACTCACGATGATTGCAACGATGGGACTCGTCTCATCGTGTGGCGGGTCAGGCGAACTGCCGGAGGCTGAGCAATCAGCCTTCGGCATCTTTGTTGATTCGCTCGATGCCGCCCTCATGCAAAAGCGCATTCAGCAATTGGTGAAAGATGACACAACACAATGGAAAGCCGACAAGGCTGTAAGAAAGCGCTATGAGGAGATGACCGACTTCGGCAGCAGTCCTCTGTGGTTCACCGCCATGGGCATGTCGGCAGGTGCAGACTCGCTGCTTGCCACGTTGAGACGTGAGCTGCCCCTTGCCGGACTTGACAGCACAGCATTCTTTGTCCCTCAGATAGCTTCTGACCTAAGCATCATTCATCAGCTTGCTTTCGACTCCCTCCACATAGACATCAACGACGTTCTTCCACATCTCGACTATTATCTGTCGAAAGCCTATGTGCGCTATTGCGCCGGACAGCGCTATGGTTTCATGCGCCCTCAACAGGTGTTCAACAAACTGGAGTATAAGCCGAACACCGAGAAAAAAGTATTTGCACAACTGTTCGCCTATGACGTTGAGACGCCTGAATATACGGAGAGCGTTGAGATGCTGTCGTCTGACAATCGTCTCAACCATCTCATAACATCTCTGCCACAAGACGCAGTAAGCAAGGCGCTACGCCAACAGATGGCAAAGACAAAAGATCCGAAGGTGCGCCAGAAACTCGCTGTCAACATGGAGCGTTGCCGTTGGAGAATGAAGCGTCCTTCTGACACGTCAGGCAAGCACATCATAGTCAACATCCCTGCACAGCAGCTGTGGGCAGTCTGTTCCGACTCTGTACTAAACATGCGTATATGCTGTGGCGCAGTAACCAACAAAACGCCTCTGCTGTGCAGCGAGATTAGCCACATGCAGGTTAACCCCGACTGGATAGTGCCACAAACCATCGTCAAGACCGACTTTCTGCGCCATGCCGGCGACTCCGCCTATTTTGCACGTAACAACTACTACATCTTAGAGAAGAGTTCCGGCGACACGCTCCGCGTAGCCGATGTCACTGCTGAAGAGCTTGAGGAAGGTCATCTGCGTGTAGGACAGCTTGGTGGTGCAGACAACTCCCTTGGACGTATAGTGTTTCGCTTCGCCAATGACTTCGGCATCTATCTGCACGACACAAACAACCGCCGTGCTTTCACCCGAGAGAAGCGCACACTATCCCACGGCTGCATACGCGTAGAGAAACCTTTCGAGCTCGCATGCTTCATGCTTCCCGAAGCCGACGAATGGCTGCTTGACCGTCTGCGCATATCAATGGACATTCCACCAGTGGGCGACAAAGGCAAGAAATTCTTAAAGGAACATAAGGACGATGAAAAACGTCCGTTCCGTCTGCTCACCTATCAACAGGTATCACCCCACCTTCCTCTATACATTATTTATTATACAGCCTACCCCAACCCCGAAACTGGTAAAGTGGAACTTCTTCCCGACCTATATGGCTATGATGAAGTAATCTATAGAGAGATAAAACCATTCTGCGAGCATCTTTCCCAGCAAAATGTTGAAAAAAGGTCAAAATAG
- a CDS encoding saccharopine dehydrogenase family protein: MSRVLMIGAGGVATVAAFKIAQNADVFTEFMIASRRKEKCDAIVKAIEAKGLLSNHSPLKIKTAQVDADDVEQLKALFNDFKPELVINLALPYQDLTIMDACLACGCNYLDTANYEPKDEAHFEYSWQWAYRDRFREAGLTAILGCGFDPGVTSIYTAYAAKHHFKEIQYLDIVDCNAGDHHKAFATNFNPEINIREITQKGLYWENGKWVETEPLEIHKDLNYPNIGPRDSYLLHHEEIESLVINYPTIKRARFWMTFGQQYLKHLDVIQNIGMSRIDEVVYEAPLADGSGVAKVKIVPLQFLKAVLPNPQDLGENYEGETSIGCRIRGIGNDGKEHTYYVYNNCKHQDAYKETGMQGVSYTTGVPAMIGAMMFCKGLWKKPGVFNVEEFDPDPFMEQLNKQGLPWHEIHDGDLEL; the protein is encoded by the coding sequence ATGAGCAGAGTATTAATGATTGGCGCCGGTGGCGTCGCAACAGTAGCAGCATTCAAGATTGCGCAGAATGCTGACGTGTTTACAGAATTCATGATTGCCTCACGCCGCAAAGAGAAATGTGACGCGATTGTAAAAGCAATAGAGGCTAAAGGTCTTCTCTCTAACCACTCACCACTAAAGATCAAGACAGCACAGGTCGATGCTGACGATGTGGAGCAGCTGAAGGCGCTCTTCAACGACTTCAAACCCGAGTTGGTTATAAACCTTGCCCTCCCCTATCAGGACCTCACCATCATGGATGCCTGCCTGGCATGCGGCTGCAACTATCTCGACACAGCCAACTATGAGCCAAAGGACGAGGCACACTTCGAGTACTCTTGGCAGTGGGCCTATCGCGACCGCTTCCGCGAGGCAGGTCTGACAGCCATCCTCGGCTGCGGATTCGACCCGGGCGTGACAAGCATCTACACTGCCTATGCAGCAAAGCATCACTTCAAGGAGATTCAGTATCTCGACATCGTTGACTGCAACGCTGGCGACCACCACAAGGCCTTCGCAACAAACTTCAACCCTGAGATAAACATCCGTGAGATTACTCAGAAAGGTCTCTATTGGGAGAATGGCAAGTGGGTTGAGACAGAGCCACTGGAGATTCACAAGGATCTGAACTATCCTAACATTGGTCCACGCGACAGCTACCTGCTCCACCACGAGGAGATAGAGTCGCTTGTCATCAACTACCCCACCATCAAGCGTGCACGTTTCTGGATGACCTTCGGCCAGCAGTATCTTAAGCATCTCGATGTTATTCAGAACATCGGCATGAGCCGCATCGACGAGGTGGTTTACGAGGCACCTCTGGCCGACGGCTCAGGCGTGGCAAAAGTAAAGATTGTACCTCTGCAGTTCCTCAAGGCCGTGCTGCCCAACCCACAGGATCTCGGCGAGAACTATGAGGGCGAGACATCTATCGGCTGCCGCATCCGTGGTATCGGCAACGACGGCAAGGAGCACACCTATTATGTATATAACAACTGCAAGCACCAGGATGCCTACAAGGAGACTGGCATGCAGGGTGTGAGCTACACCACAGGCGTTCCTGCCATGATTGGTGCCATGATGTTCTGCAAGGGTCTGTGGAAGAAGCCAGGCGTGTTCAACGTTGAGGAGTTCGATCCCGATCCATTCATGGAGCAGCTGAACAAGCAGGGTCTGCCTTGGCATGAGATCCACGACGGCGACCTTGAGCTGTAA
- a CDS encoding InlB B-repeat-containing protein: MKKFIFLFMAIVLSLMSANAQTISIADATLNPGETKVISIDLNNTQTNIVSFQMDLSLPDGITINKAGCSLGNRITDEDQELVIGKQPDGSIRLTSTSFALTPITETSGEILKLSLSAANAAKGGTASLKNVILATSSSQKLYPSDISFRVNVPYTLTYKVDGKVYKTASINYGTAIIPEAAPTKEGYTFSGWSEIPATMPANDVVVTGMFSINQYTMTFVLDNSQENVVKKQDYASELTAPENPVKTGFTFKGWNPAVPAKVPATDMTFTAQWDRNKYIITWIVDGKSTENEVEYEATVVKPSDPVKEGYTFTGWDKEIPASMPANDLTFTAQFSVNSYTLTYKVDGEVYKTSSIAYGTAITPEAAPTKEGHTFSGWSEIPATMPANDVVITGSFSVNSYTLTYKVDGEVYKTSTVAYGTAITPEAAPTKEGHTFSGWSEIPATMPANDVVITGSFSVNSYTLTYKVDGEVYKTSSIAYGTAITPEAAPTKEGHTFSGWSEIPATMPANDVVITGTFTVNKYKVRYYVGQQLWAEDEVEYGAKLTLRDYTPENTSRYAFAGWDGEKYETMPAKDIEYHAMIITGIGSLNADTDGIKAIFDSTGRKLSKMKRGMNVLKMKDGTTRKVFR; the protein is encoded by the coding sequence ATGAAGAAGTTTATTTTTCTCTTTATGGCAATAGTGCTCAGTCTTATGAGTGCCAATGCCCAAACCATAAGTATTGCTGATGCGACACTGAATCCTGGCGAAACGAAGGTAATAAGCATTGATCTGAACAATACGCAAACGAATATCGTCTCTTTCCAAATGGATCTGTCGCTACCTGATGGTATAACGATTAACAAAGCTGGATGTTCATTAGGTAATAGAATTACAGACGAAGATCAAGAACTTGTAATTGGCAAACAACCTGATGGAAGTATCCGGTTGACTAGCACGTCCTTTGCGTTAACTCCTATCACAGAAACAAGTGGTGAGATTCTTAAGTTGTCACTTTCTGCAGCTAATGCTGCTAAAGGTGGAACTGCATCGTTGAAGAATGTCATTTTAGCTACGAGTAGCTCTCAGAAATTATATCCTTCTGATATCTCTTTCAGAGTGAATGTTCCTTATACTTTGACCTACAAGGTTGATGGCAAGGTTTACAAGACAGCAAGCATTAATTATGGTACAGCAATCATTCCTGAGGCCGCACCAACTAAGGAAGGCTATACCTTCTCAGGTTGGAGTGAGATTCCAGCTACGATGCCTGCGAATGATGTTGTGGTAACAGGTATGTTCAGCATCAACCAGTATACTATGACTTTTGTACTTGATAATAGTCAGGAGAACGTGGTGAAGAAGCAGGACTATGCAAGTGAACTGACGGCTCCTGAGAATCCTGTGAAGACTGGGTTTACCTTCAAGGGCTGGAATCCTGCCGTTCCTGCAAAGGTTCCCGCAACAGACATGACGTTCACTGCCCAGTGGGATCGCAACAAGTACATAATAACTTGGATCGTGGACGGTAAGAGCACTGAGAACGAAGTGGAATATGAGGCTACGGTTGTGAAACCTTCCGATCCTGTGAAGGAAGGCTATACGTTCACAGGCTGGGACAAGGAGATTCCTGCATCGATGCCTGCCAACGACCTGACGTTTACTGCACAGTTCTCTGTCAATAGCTATACTTTGACTTATAAGGTTGATGGTGAGGTGTACAAGACATCAAGCATTGCTTATGGTACAGCAATCACTCCTGAGGCTGCTCCAACTAAGGAAGGACATACCTTCAGCGGATGGAGTGAGATTCCTGCAACGATGCCTGCGAATGATGTAGTGATTACAGGTTCATTCTCTGTCAATAGCTATACTTTAACCTATAAGGTTGATGGTGAGGTGTACAAGACCTCAACTGTTGCCTATGGTACAGCGATAACTCCTGAGGCTGCTCCTACGAAGGAAGGACATACCTTCAGCGGATGGAGTGAGATTCCAGCTACGATGCCTGCGAACGATGTTGTGATTACAGGTTCATTCTCTGTCAATAGCTATACTTTAACCTATAAGGTTGATGGTGAGGTGTACAAGACATCAAGCATTGCTTATGGTACAGCAATCACTCCTGAGGCTGCACCCACGAAGGAAGGTCATACCTTCAGCGGATGGAGTGAGATTCCTGCAACTATGCCTGCGAATGATGTAGTGATTACAGGAACGTTTACTGTCAACAAGTACAAGGTACGCTACTATGTTGGTCAACAACTTTGGGCCGAGGACGAGGTGGAATATGGTGCGAAACTGACGCTGCGTGATTACACGCCTGAGAATACCAGCCGTTATGCGTTCGCTGGTTGGGACGGTGAGAAGTACGAGACAATGCCAGCAAAGGATATCGAGTACCATGCAATGATTATTACAGGAATTGGCAGCCTCAATGCAGATACCGATGGCATCAAAGCCATATTCGACAGCACAGGCCGTAAGTTATCGAAGATGAAGCGAGGCATGAATGTGCTGAAAATGAAGGATGGTACTACACGGAAGGTGTTCCGATAA
- the recA gene encoding recombinase RecA translates to MAKKETEGEALTPQQEKLKALQAAMSKIEKDFGKGSIMRMGDEKIEQVDVIPTGSIALNAALGVGGYPKGRIIEIYGPESSGKTTLAIHAIAECQKAGGIAAFIDAEHAFDRFYAQKLGVDVNNLYISQPDNGEQALEIADQLIRSAAIDIIVIDSVAALTPKKEIEGDMGDSAVGLHARLMSQALRKVTSTISKTNTTCIFINQLREKIGVMFGNPETTTGGNALKFYASVRLDIRKVTAIKDGDNVIGNQVRVKVVKNKVAPPFRKAEFEITFGEGISRVGEIVDLGVDLEIIKKSGSWFSYGESKLGQGRDATKALLKDNPELCEELEAKIMEKINEQNA, encoded by the coding sequence ATGGCAAAGAAAGAGACAGAGGGCGAAGCATTGACCCCTCAGCAGGAGAAACTGAAAGCCTTGCAGGCTGCCATGTCGAAGATTGAGAAGGACTTCGGCAAAGGAAGCATCATGCGCATGGGCGATGAGAAGATAGAACAAGTTGATGTCATCCCTACCGGTTCAATAGCACTTAACGCTGCACTTGGCGTTGGCGGCTACCCCAAGGGACGCATCATCGAGATATACGGTCCTGAGTCAAGTGGTAAGACCACGTTGGCCATCCATGCCATTGCAGAGTGCCAGAAGGCTGGCGGCATTGCAGCATTCATCGATGCTGAGCATGCCTTCGACCGCTTCTACGCACAGAAGCTGGGTGTCGATGTTAACAACCTCTATATCTCTCAGCCCGACAATGGTGAGCAGGCACTTGAGATTGCCGACCAGCTCATCCGCTCGGCAGCCATCGACATCATCGTCATTGACTCTGTAGCTGCGCTGACTCCGAAGAAAGAGATTGAGGGCGACATGGGCGACTCGGCTGTAGGTCTGCATGCACGACTGATGAGCCAGGCTCTGCGCAAGGTCACCTCTACCATATCAAAGACCAACACCACCTGCATATTCATCAACCAGCTACGCGAGAAGATTGGCGTTATGTTCGGCAATCCAGAGACAACCACTGGCGGTAACGCCCTGAAGTTCTATGCTTCCGTGCGTCTCGACATACGCAAGGTGACAGCCATCAAGGATGGTGACAACGTCATTGGCAATCAGGTGCGTGTCAAGGTAGTAAAGAACAAGGTGGCTCCTCCATTCCGAAAGGCAGAGTTCGAGATAACCTTTGGCGAGGGCATCTCACGCGTTGGCGAGATTGTTGATCTTGGTGTTGACCTTGAGATCATCAAGAAGAGCGGCTCATGGTTCAGCTATGGTGAATCGAAGCTGGGCCAGGGACGCGACGCTACAAAGGCGCTGCTTAAGGACAATCCCGAGCTGTGCGAAGAGCTCGAAGCAAAGATCATGGAGAAAATCAACGAACAGAACGCGTAA
- a CDS encoding AAA family ATPase yields the protein MEEARDFLLRLTPKLSLSPDPSSEFSVSLGITPETHTPDQVLNMAEEIAIRKGKYITICIDEFQQVGEWTDSRSIQARMRAAWQHHQHASYCLFGSKQHMMSAIFLNRSMPFYQFGDLIWLQKIPVSDWLPYIISHFKHGNRCISNDLATRICEEVECYPSYVQHLASIIYNMTAEGNTVTEDMIAPAISQLISTNEMLYMQQVEPLSAYQMNLLRAIVSGIHIGFNEKKVRKSFDLGSPSNFVRLRDALIHADLIYSEMKQLYITDPVFSLWFRRRFS from the coding sequence ATGGAAGAAGCACGCGACTTCCTGTTGCGCTTGACACCAAAGCTATCCCTTTCTCCTGATCCATCCTCAGAATTTAGCGTATCGCTGGGCATCACACCTGAGACTCATACACCAGATCAAGTGTTGAATATGGCCGAAGAGATTGCCATACGTAAGGGGAAATACATCACAATCTGTATCGATGAGTTTCAGCAGGTGGGCGAATGGACTGACAGCCGCAGCATTCAGGCTCGCATGCGTGCTGCTTGGCAGCATCACCAGCATGCCAGTTACTGTCTCTTTGGTAGTAAACAGCACATGATGAGTGCAATTTTTCTGAATCGGAGCATGCCTTTCTATCAGTTTGGCGATCTCATCTGGCTTCAGAAGATACCTGTCAGCGACTGGCTGCCCTATATCATCAGCCATTTCAAGCATGGCAATCGCTGCATCAGCAATGACCTTGCCACACGCATCTGCGAAGAAGTTGAATGCTACCCGTCTTATGTTCAGCATCTTGCTTCCATTATTTACAATATGACCGCTGAAGGCAACACGGTCACAGAAGACATGATTGCCCCAGCTATCAGTCAACTGATTAGCACTAACGAGATGCTTTATATGCAGCAGGTCGAGCCGCTATCAGCATACCAGATGAATCTTCTTCGTGCCATTGTTTCAGGCATACACATAGGTTTCAATGAGAAAAAGGTACGTAAGTCTTTTGATCTTGGCTCCCCCTCGAACTTTGTCCGTCTACGCGATGCTCTCATTCATGCTGACCTGATCTATTCCGAGATGAAGCAGCTTTACATCACCGACCCAGTATTCTCCCTTTGGTTCAGAAGAAGGTTCAGTTGA
- a CDS encoding leucine-rich repeat domain-containing protein, with protein sequence MLMMVIPMLSWAAPYTFDHEGFTYYGVIGRDVSIVACSQDVEHIDVPASIIHDEIVYNVTGISANVFKDKTTLKSISFPDGLTYIGTSAFEGCTNLTTITLPPTTLVEIGSSAFKGCTKLKSINLPSSLTTIGDGTFEGAGLTSINIPDNVTSIGSEAFKDCVGLTSISIPSGIETISNGLFSGCTSLKNIVIPNGVKRIEAGFCDGCTGLVSLSIPMSVTYIESSAFRGCTGKVTINCSIPNPTFYDHGTFRDSQITEVVMGDSVKSIGRYAFGGCTTLTTVTIGQNVTNIGDYAFDGCTGLTSIIIPDALTSIGGAAFRGCTSLTSATLGNGMQTIGSSAFAECSNLQSVAIPTGAIGNNAFANCSKLENLTLGNGVTSIGDVDGGAVFEYCSSLKVVSIPSSVIIIGRTAFYGCTGLQSITIPSTVTTIGQYAFGGGCTGKATINCSIPDNTEAFSYDCRFSEIIIGEGVTRIGSNAFRGNPSLLSLTLPRGLQSIGSNAFYDCQNLASVYIPASVTSIEDRAFLICRKLTLAPGSVLSCEIGNSAFDGCISLTSVTFGNGVGNIGEYAFRSCTELATVTVPEGVTKMKYIGQYAFSECGKMTSFDFPSSLDSLGYSAFEKCSSLNAIHLKEGVRVLEGSTFFGCSGVTSVSLPSTLQKIGGNDFNGCQGTLRLNGNLPDIPNVFSSPFSTAKFNHVVLGEGVTKLDDGTFYGCWTLMNVTVERPNPISIYSNVFPNRSYNTLYCPKDGKNKYMAAEFWKEFQNIKGFPDPDVNQDGFVDVVDVVDIARFVVGTPSESFDKILADLNGSGEVNVGDAVVLVNEIAGDVNWARPLHAPAVSDGILTLTRNSDQSLSFSLKNNSAYTAFQFDLYIPEETDVEKMMLNTLRKHKHQLLYNKIEDGHYRVAALSTSNKVFNGNAGELLNIAVSGISGNDMGIRDIHFFDVEGNDFRFADIALSETTGIEKLTSSLSNGEKDVYDFQGRKMKAGSLTKGLYIVGGKKMMVK encoded by the coding sequence ATGCTAATGATGGTAATACCTATGCTATCGTGGGCAGCTCCCTATACTTTTGACCATGAAGGCTTTACCTATTACGGCGTAATAGGACGTGATGTGTCGATAGTGGCATGTTCCCAGGATGTAGAGCATATAGATGTTCCAGCCAGTATTATTCATGATGAGATTGTGTATAATGTAACAGGAATAAGTGCAAACGTGTTCAAAGACAAGACAACTTTGAAATCCATATCCTTTCCTGACGGTTTAACCTACATTGGAACTTCGGCCTTTGAAGGTTGTACGAATCTTACAACGATAACTCTACCTCCTACAACGTTGGTGGAAATAGGATCATCTGCTTTTAAGGGATGTACTAAGTTAAAGTCCATCAATCTACCCAGTAGCTTAACAACTATAGGTGATGGCACTTTTGAAGGAGCAGGCCTGACTTCTATTAATATACCAGACAATGTGACATCCATCGGTTCTGAGGCTTTTAAAGATTGTGTAGGCTTGACTTCAATCTCTATTCCAAGTGGTATAGAGACGATTTCAAATGGTTTGTTCTCTGGCTGTACAAGTTTGAAAAACATCGTTATACCCAATGGCGTAAAAAGGATAGAAGCCGGATTCTGTGATGGTTGTACTGGTCTTGTTTCCTTATCCATTCCTATGAGCGTGACATATATTGAATCTTCTGCTTTCAGGGGCTGTACGGGTAAAGTCACTATAAATTGTTCCATCCCTAATCCCACGTTCTACGATCACGGCACGTTCAGGGATTCCCAAATAACAGAAGTGGTAATGGGCGATAGCGTGAAGAGCATAGGTCGCTATGCATTCGGCGGATGTACTACGCTAACTACTGTTACTATCGGACAGAATGTTACCAACATTGGTGATTATGCTTTTGACGGCTGTACTGGCCTCACCTCCATCATCATTCCTGATGCCTTGACATCTATAGGTGGCGCAGCGTTCCGTGGTTGCACAAGCCTTACTTCTGCCACACTGGGTAACGGAATGCAGACAATTGGCTCATCAGCTTTTGCTGAATGTAGCAATTTGCAGTCCGTAGCGATACCCACAGGAGCAATTGGCAATAATGCCTTTGCGAATTGCAGCAAGTTGGAAAACCTTACCTTGGGTAATGGCGTGACCAGCATTGGCGATGTTGACGGAGGAGCTGTTTTCGAATATTGTTCCAGCCTGAAAGTCGTGAGTATCCCTAGTAGTGTGATCATCATCGGACGAACTGCTTTCTACGGTTGTACTGGCTTGCAGTCGATTACCATACCGTCGACAGTAACCACTATCGGACAATATGCGTTTGGAGGTGGGTGTACAGGTAAGGCTACAATCAACTGTAGTATACCTGATAATACTGAAGCCTTCAGTTATGATTGCAGGTTTTCCGAAATTATCATTGGCGAGGGAGTTACTCGCATTGGCAGTAATGCATTCAGAGGAAACCCCAGTCTGCTTTCGCTCACGTTGCCAAGAGGCTTGCAGTCCATTGGAAGCAATGCTTTCTATGATTGCCAAAACCTGGCCTCTGTTTATATCCCTGCAAGTGTAACGAGCATTGAGGATAGAGCCTTTCTGATTTGTAGGAAACTGACCCTCGCGCCTGGTTCTGTGCTCTCTTGCGAGATTGGAAATAGTGCATTCGATGGTTGTATCAGCCTCACATCGGTTACTTTTGGCAACGGGGTTGGCAACATTGGTGAATATGCCTTCCGTAGCTGTACTGAACTGGCTACTGTTACTGTACCTGAAGGTGTGACCAAGATGAAGTATATTGGCCAGTATGCTTTCAGTGAATGTGGCAAGATGACTAGTTTTGATTTCCCAAGTAGTCTGGACAGTCTTGGCTATAGTGCTTTTGAGAAATGCAGCAGTCTCAATGCTATTCATCTGAAAGAGGGCGTAAGGGTGCTTGAAGGCTCAACCTTCTTTGGATGTTCAGGCGTTACTTCTGTGTCGCTTCCATCTACACTCCAGAAGATTGGAGGTAATGACTTCAATGGCTGTCAGGGTACGCTCCGTCTGAATGGCAATCTTCCAGATATCCCGAATGTATTCTCTTCTCCCTTTAGTACGGCTAAGTTCAATCATGTTGTACTTGGCGAAGGGGTTACAAAACTTGACGATGGTACTTTCTATGGATGTTGGACATTGATGAATGTAACGGTAGAACGTCCCAATCCCATCTCCATATATAGTAATGTGTTCCCAAATCGTAGTTACAACACTCTTTACTGTCCGAAAGATGGAAAGAACAAATATATGGCAGCAGAATTCTGGAAGGAATTTCAAAATATCAAAGGGTTCCCCGATCCAGATGTGAACCAGGACGGATTTGTGGATGTTGTGGACGTGGTGGACATAGCACGTTTCGTGGTTGGTACGCCCAGCGAATCGTTTGACAAGATATTGGCCGACTTGAACGGTAGCGGTGAGGTGAATGTGGGCGATGCTGTGGTGCTGGTCAACGAGATTGCTGGTGATGTAAACTGGGCAAGACCCTTGCATGCACCAGCAGTGAGCGATGGAATACTGACTTTGACAAGGAATTCCGACCAAAGTCTATCATTCTCATTAAAAAACAACAGCGCATACACAGCCTTCCAATTTGATTTATATATTCCAGAGGAAACGGATGTAGAAAAGATGATGCTGAATACGCTGCGTAAACATAAGCATCAGCTGCTTTATAATAAGATAGAAGATGGTCATTATCGTGTGGCTGCTTTGTCAACTAGCAACAAGGTGTTTAATGGTAATGCAGGCGAACTACTGAATATAGCAGTAAGCGGAATAAGCGGAAATGATATGGGTATCCGCGACATCCACTTCTTCGATGTAGAGGGCAACGACTTTAGGTTTGCAGATATCGCCCTAAGCGAAACGACAGGTATAGAAAAACTCACTTCATCACTTTCTAACGGCGAGAAAGATGTCTATGACTTTCAAGGTCGTAAGATGAAAGCTGGTTCGCTGACGAAAGGACTGTATATCGTTGGTGGTAAGAAGATGATGGTAAAATAA
- a CDS encoding histidine-type phosphatase has translation MRTTLLLLAISIISISAQAQKSAREEIAENRYLSGSNYLDYDRYPATKPLTPSPKGYEPFYFSHYGRHGSRWLIGKKDYTRVADLLRKADKQGKLTTEGKETLSLIDKFIPCTIKRFGDLTTVGERQHHGIGKRMTQHFPEIFKKKNVAIDARSTVVPRCILSMIAECEEFTAANPTARIHNDVSESLQYYLNQPRSEQLKEYGKRVKWEEKRAYQERVTKPERLMKVLFNDQRWVKDSINAVNLMYDLFEVAANMQSHDTDIDLLKLYTADEMYSQWCIRNWGWYLDYGAAPQTGGLMPFSQTNLLKNIIETADTVLGSSVAKANVQATLRFGHEVCVMPLACLLELDSCGISVENPDSLDRYWRNYNIFPMACNIQLVFYRPKKNKDGDVLMKALLNEREASLPIATKQWPYYSWSDLRSYYIDKIKQFETRK, from the coding sequence ATGAGAACGACATTACTTCTTTTAGCCATATCCATAATCTCTATTAGCGCCCAAGCTCAGAAGAGTGCACGCGAAGAGATAGCCGAGAACCGCTACCTTAGCGGCAGTAACTACCTCGACTATGACCGTTATCCTGCAACAAAACCCCTTACGCCATCACCCAAAGGCTACGAACCATTCTACTTCAGTCACTATGGTCGTCACGGTTCTCGCTGGCTCATTGGCAAGAAGGACTACACCCGTGTGGCAGACTTGTTGCGCAAGGCTGACAAACAGGGCAAGCTGACCACCGAAGGCAAAGAGACACTGTCACTTATTGACAAGTTCATCCCATGTACTATAAAGCGTTTTGGCGACCTCACCACAGTTGGCGAGCGCCAGCATCACGGCATAGGCAAGCGCATGACTCAACACTTCCCTGAGATATTCAAGAAGAAGAACGTAGCCATAGACGCACGCTCAACAGTTGTTCCACGCTGCATTCTTTCCATGATAGCTGAATGCGAGGAGTTTACCGCAGCCAACCCCACGGCACGCATACACAACGATGTGAGTGAATCTCTACAATACTACCTTAACCAGCCAAGAAGTGAACAGTTGAAGGAATATGGCAAACGCGTAAAATGGGAAGAGAAGCGCGCCTATCAGGAGCGCGTCACCAAACCCGAGCGCCTAATGAAAGTGCTCTTCAACGACCAGAGATGGGTAAAGGACAGCATCAATGCCGTTAATCTCATGTACGATCTCTTCGAGGTGGCAGCAAACATGCAAAGCCACGACACCGACATTGACCTTCTGAAACTCTATACTGCCGACGAGATGTACAGTCAGTGGTGCATACGAAACTGGGGCTGGTATCTTGACTACGGTGCTGCTCCACAGACAGGTGGCTTGATGCCGTTCAGCCAGACGAACCTTCTGAAGAACATCATTGAGACTGCCGACACCGTCCTTGGCAGCTCTGTAGCAAAGGCCAACGTACAAGCCACCCTCCGTTTCGGTCATGAGGTATGCGTCATGCCACTTGCATGTCTGCTTGAGCTCGACTCATGTGGTATCAGTGTTGAGAACCCCGACAGTCTCGACCGCTATTGGCGCAACTACAATATCTTCCCCATGGCATGCAACATTCAGCTGGTGTTCTATCGTCCGAAGAAAAACAAGGATGGCGACGTGCTCATGAAAGCCCTGTTAAACGAGCGCGAGGCATCGCTGCCCATCGCCACGAAACAATGGCCATATTATAGCTGGAGCGACCTGCGTAGCTACTATATTGATAAAATCAAACAGTTTGAAACGCGAAAATAG